TATGCGGCGGTTCCGCTACGGACTTGCCTGAGCAAGGTCCAACTTACGCAAAACTTTTTAACACAATCGACAGTTTTGATAACCACGGAAAAATCCCGGAGTACTTTGAATCTGTTGATAAATCTGCAAAACCGAATCAAAAGACGAGTATCATTGCAGTCGGTTGGGACCCAGGGTTGTTTTCGCTCAATCGGTTAATGGGAGAAGCCGTTTTACCGAAAGGAACAACGTATACGTTCTGGGGTAAAGGTTTAAGTCAGGGACATTCTGACGCAGTTCGAAGAGTCGCTGGGGTCAAAGGCGGAGTTCAATATACCCTTCCGTCTGAGGAAGCAATTCAGCGGGTTAGGGATGGCGAGGACCCGGACCTTTCTACCCGAGACCGACATAAAAGAGAATGCTATGTAGTCGCGGAAGCTGGAGCTGATTTGGCTAAAATCGAACAAGACATAAAGACCATGCCTAATTACTTTGCCGATTACGACACAACCGTTCATTTTATCACAGAGGAACAATTGAAAAAGGAACATGCCGCAATGCCTCATGGCGGATTTGTGATTCGAAGCGGAAAGACAGGGAAAAGCAACAATAATCAAATCGTCGAATTCTCGCTTAAATTAGGAAGTAACCCCGAGTTTACCTCCAGTGCGCTTGTCGCCTATGCCCGCGCGGCATATCGCATGAGCCAAGAGGGATTATACGGAGCGAAGACGATTTACGATGTCGCGCCTGGATACGTATCTCCGAAAACGGCGGCTGAATTACGCAAAGAGCTACTCTAAATACAAGCTATGAAAAAGGCTGAACCTTGATTCAGCCTTTTTTTAATCTGAAGTCAATCGTAAGCTTAATAATCTTTTTAGCATTAGTCCAAAACCGACACCGATAAAAATAAATATAATGGGTAGCCAAATCGGGCCAATCAGAGCCCCAAAAAGCTTAAATTGTTTTGAATATATAACGCCAATTGTACCGAAATAAGCAGCGAATACGAAGGCCATGTAAGAGTAAGGCTCACCCCCTCCTCCCGCATCCCGATAAGCATCCCACATTCCAAACAGATAAACACAAGGATAAAACATAAGCCACTGATAATTGGCCTGATCAATCGCTAACTGGATCTCGCCCAGAAAACTAGAGACAATTGCAGTGTTTAGATTCGAATTTACATTGATACTAAATTCCAACAGAAGCAGGACAACTCCCTTTAAAAATCTTCCATTTAAAAATTGACCGAATCCAGGAAACGCAATACTCCAAAACAGTGCCTCAACTGGTTTATATTTATACACCCTAACTCGCACCAACCAGGGCTTTGCATTTGAACCATCTAGCCCCCTTCCCTACTTGATCCATTCCTTTATTTCGGGAACGAAAAATCCCGACCATAAAACAACACTTCAAGCTTTTATGAGAAAGAAATACACGATCGGTTCCCTCCAACACTTGACTGGAGCCATTATAATCAAAGCCCTTATTTCGCATCCAAACGACCTCCATTACATTGATGAATGCTTTTATTATTTGCATAATTAAATAAGTATATCCCAGCCAGGAAAAGAGTCCAGCCAAATAAACCGCAAAAAGCCCTGATCAATAAATGATCAGGGCTTTTTATCGTGGCTGATTCCAATCGTTAAGATCCAGCTTACATCCATTATCTGACTTACAATCAAGCAGGTATTAAGCCACGCGAGCGCTAATTAATTCAACTACTTGGCCTACAGTTTTAAGGTTAGCAGCTTCTGCATCTGAGATTTTTAGATCAAACGCGTTTTCAAGTTCAGATACAATGCTTACGATATCTACAGAATCGACTCCTAAATCGTCTTTAATCGTTGATTCTGGTTTAATGCTATCCCCTTCGATGGCTAAAAAATCGGCAAATAGATCCTTCACTTTAGACAAAATATCAGACATGTTCATTTCCTCCACTTGTTATAGAATAATTTAATATATTTATATATAATAATATATTAAATGAAATAATCAATATATTTTCAATTATTTATTTTTTTATTTTACTTCCATCTTATAACTGTTCAGTTCTGCGCTACGTTGACATCTGACATTTGTCCGCTCCATCCATCGCGCTAATAGGCTCCTAACGACACATTACGCTTGTTGCGGCGCGCTTATCCCCCATTGATCGACACGACGGTGTTGGCGCGTTAGAGATACGCTTATGTTGACCAGTCAACCTACTCGTATACAAGACCATTAGAACGTCTTCAAACCCGACCGATTCTGCGTGAAAAGGTTCAGCCAAATTTTCACTTAACTACCTTAAATTTTAATGTCTTATCTACCCAAGGTCTAGCTTTAATTATTGCCATATTCTTCGTCATAACTCGAAAAGCGATAGCTGCTGAGTGTAGAGGTTGCGCTACACGGCCAACCCGAGCCTAAATGTCGCTATTGAGTCAAGCAGCTGTCGGGCGCAAAGCAACCACTATAAACTAAATTCATTTGCTCATTTTATAACTCGTATATACGATAAAAGCGTTGGGTATCGCACTCAGGGCACTCTGTTACGTAACAGTCCGCCTGTTCAATCAACGTGTTTCCACATCTTGAACAACAACGGTCAGGCAAAGCTCTAAAGAACTCGCTCAATTTTAACATCTTTACGCCACTCCTTTTTGAGATTAAATTTCTATTTGATTTTAGTGTAATATAACAGACTGTTTTAGTAAAATGCTGTTACAGTGAAAAACCACCCCCTATTCTCCCCTTTTCACTTGAACGCTCTCTCACACGCTGTATCAATACACTTTCTTATTTTTCAGGTTGTTATTTAACAGTAAATAGATGTATAGTCACCCAACAAATCCCATAAAATGAAAAAATGAAACTTTTCCTTGTTTAATTCGTCTTATATAGTAAGCAGAGGAGGTATTTTATATGAAAATCTTTTTTAAACCACTTATGATTGGCCTACTCGTTATTGCGCTCGGAGTCGGTTGCAGTCCAACACAGGATGAGGATCAACTGCCAGAAGAACCTAACGAACAAATAGACCCGCAAACAGATGGAGCGCAAGAAGACGGCCAAGTGGAAGCTGACGATGAAACGAGGTCAGAAGAAACAGTAGATGAATCTGAGCCCACGCCTAAAATTACTGCTGAAAACGAAGCATTTCGAATTTACAAACCAGATTCCGATACAGTGATTGAAAATAGACTCATTATTAAAGGAGAGGCGCGTGTTTTTGAAGGAACTGTTCAATACTATTTAGAGGACGGTCATAACATTTTAGCGGAGGGTTTCACCCAGGCGTCAGCGGGAGGTCCAGAGTGGGGTGAATTTGAAGTTGATGTCGAGATTGAACAAGCAACAAGTCCGAATGGAATGTTGATCTTGTTTGAAGAAAGCGCCAAAGATAGTTCCCAGCTTCATAAGTTAGTTATCCCTGTTAAATTCATGATGCCATAACTTCTTACATAAGGAGCTCCGCCTTCGGAGCTCTTTTACATTTATTTACGTTTTAAATCCGTTATACTTAGAATAGTAAGGTAGCGCTTGGAAGGAATTTGTAGTATAGTCATCTGATAAATCATGGTTGTCGTTCAACCGTCAAGGAGCAAATGAAATGAAAAACACTTGCCTTTATGAAACTGAGGTTTGTCCTAACTGTAATGAACAGAAGTGGGAATGGTTAATTTGGTGCGCCAATTGTGGAAACATTGTTTGTTCTACGTGTGTTCATGATAACCATCACGCGAACGGGACCCCATTTGATATCCCTGGACGCGGGAAACGCTATTATGCTGAATAATCGATAATAACTGCGCAAGCCCCTCTCCAACCCAAAGTCCTTTAAAAATCAATGAATCTTAAAAGTATGAGGCTCACCCTCATACTTTTTCTTTAGAAAACCGAAACGTTCAGGTTCCCTTTGTTATTCAATAAAATTTCAGCTTTAAATACTTGTCTTTTTAATTCAATCGAGCTATAATCTTAATTGTTAGCTTGTGAGTCCTTCGTGATAATGGCCCGTTGGAGAAGTGGCTTAACTCACATGCCTTTCACGCATGCATTCAGGGGTTCGAATCCCCTACGGGTCACCATTATGGACGATTAGCTCAGCTGGTTAGAGCGCTACGTTGACATCGTAGAGGTCGGCGGTTCGAATCCGTTATCGTCCACCATTATATGGCCGGCTTAGCTCAATTGGTAGAGCACCTGACTTGTAATCAGGGGGTTGAGGGTTCAAGTCCTTTAGCCGGCACCATCTAAATAACCCACAAAGCATTCGTTAGCGAATGCTTTTTTTCGTCTTTAAACAAAAAACTCGCCATCCCGAAATCTGCTAGGCGATCGACCTCTTTTACCGCTTTTTTCTTCTGCTCTAGGGCAAACGCTCATTCGAATAAACCACTCACTGCATACAAATAGAATAGATGGACTGATATAACGGAAAGGGAGGGATGAACGATTCCTAAATTTACTGTTGTCATCCCAACTTATAATCGGGAAAAGTATATAAAGAAAGCGATTCGAAGTGTATTAAAACAGACTTATAAAGATTTCGAATGTATCGTTGTAGACGATGCTTCCACCGACAATACTCCAAAGATAGTAAAGTCTTTTGGGAATCGAGTCAAGTATGTCCGTCACAAGAAAAATCTTGGAGGTTCAGCAGCTAGAAATACCGGTATCGCTAAAGCAAAAGGGAAATATATTGCCTTTTTAGATTCTGACGATAAATTTCTCCCCAATAAACTTAAAGTTGTTAAAAAGTTTATTAAAAAACACCCCAAAGCAAAGTTCATCTATAGTTGGTATTATCATTCCAACAGCAGAGGGCAAATTACACGCCTGCGAAAAGCTAATAAAGCAAGAAGTTTAAATGAATTGAGATACTTGTTGTTAAGAAGAAAATTTACGATTCGCACTTCGACTGTTGTAGTTAGACGTAATGCTTTTAAAAAATGCGGCAAATTTAGCGAACAGT
This genomic window from Ammoniphilus oxalaticus contains:
- the acpP gene encoding acyl carrier protein; this translates as MSDILSKVKDLFADFLAIEGDSIKPESTIKDDLGVDSVDIVSIVSELENAFDLKISDAEAANLKTVGQVVELISARVA
- the yhfH gene encoding protein YhfH, giving the protein MLKLSEFFRALPDRCCSRCGNTLIEQADCYVTECPECDTQRFYRIYEL
- a CDS encoding glycosyltransferase family 2 protein, whose product is MPKFTVVIPTYNREKYIKKAIRSVLKQTYKDFECIVVDDASTDNTPKIVKSFGNRVKYVRHKKNLGGSAARNTGIAKAKGKYIAFLDSDDKFLPNKLKVVKKFIKKHPKAKFIYSWYYHSNSRGQITRLRKANKARSLNELRYLLLRRKFTIRTSTVVVRRNAFKKCGKFSEQYRHTHDWDMWLKLLTRYYGHCIPKPLSVYRQHPGMMTKQKRKVSYQTKIRKKALKKYGWTHKTLARLDKVFK
- a CDS encoding diaminopimelate dehydrogenase produces the protein MGEQIRIGIIGYGNLGRGVESAIKQNEDMSLVAVFSRRDPASVDVDDPQVKVASVDDIEQYTDAIDVMILCGGSATDLPEQGPTYAKLFNTIDSFDNHGKIPEYFESVDKSAKPNQKTSIIAVGWDPGLFSLNRLMGEAVLPKGTTYTFWGKGLSQGHSDAVRRVAGVKGGVQYTLPSEEAIQRVRDGEDPDLSTRDRHKRECYVVAEAGADLAKIEQDIKTMPNYFADYDTTVHFITEEQLKKEHAAMPHGGFVIRSGKTGKSNNNQIVEFSLKLGSNPEFTSSALVAYARAAYRMSQEGLYGAKTIYDVAPGYVSPKTAAELRKELL
- a CDS encoding Gmad2 immunoglobulin-like domain-containing protein, which translates into the protein MKIFFKPLMIGLLVIALGVGCSPTQDEDQLPEEPNEQIDPQTDGAQEDGQVEADDETRSEETVDESEPTPKITAENEAFRIYKPDSDTVIENRLIIKGEARVFEGTVQYYLEDGHNILAEGFTQASAGGPEWGEFEVDVEIEQATSPNGMLILFEESAKDSSQLHKLVIPVKFMMP